A single window of Flagellimonas maritima DNA harbors:
- a CDS encoding FRG domain-containing protein, whose translation MPTRLLDWTENPLVALYFAFSNSNDGSDRTIWVFVTSNGDFVDSRDNTQNPFDQMGTKVFIPNQITQRITVQAGWFTLHRYFKNKFTPLNKNAKYYQRGVSLYCQIHKEKKSLEDWIDWELMNIQFIRIWMD comes from the coding sequence CTGCCAACAAGGCTCTTGGATTGGACGGAAAATCCTCTTGTAGCCCTATATTTCGCATTTTCAAATTCGAACGATGGTAGCGATAGAACTATTTGGGTTTTCGTAACTTCAAATGGAGATTTCGTGGATTCAAGGGATAACACACAAAATCCATTCGATCAAATGGGTACTAAGGTTTTTATACCAAACCAAATCACACAGAGAATTACGGTTCAAGCAGGGTGGTTCACTCTTCATAGATATTTTAAAAATAAGTTTACTCCATTAAATAAAAATGCGAAGTATTACCAAAGGGGGGTAAGTTTATATTGCCAAATTCACAAAGAGAAGAAATCCTTAGAAGATTGGATAGACTGGGAGTTAATGAATATTCAATTTATCCGAATTTGGATGGATTGA
- the dinB gene encoding DNA polymerase IV, with amino-acid sequence MERSILHMDMDTFFVECERRENPGLINKPVLVGGTGSRGIVSACSYETRPYGIHSGMSMPMAKRMCPEALIIKGNSMVYTKYSKLVTDIIGNEVPVFEKSSIDEFYIDLTGMDRYFGTYKFAKQLRQKIIDNTGLPISFGLSQNKVVSKVATGEAKPNNQMRIDLGYERSFLAPLPIRKIPSVGKVSASRLRDLGIHMVKSLQSMPKEVIHSVLGKNGLIIWERANGIDTRPITPYSERKSISRERTYEGDTANIESLKATLTAMGESLAFQLRMDDRLASCVSVKIKYSDFSVYSKQGRLSYTSADHLLIPKILELFEKLYERRLLIRLVGVRFSDLVGGHYQINLFDDDSKRIGLYTAMDRMRQRFGASCLMRASTMDVKSVRSNRNPFNGEPPIVLAHRRQ; translated from the coding sequence ATGGAAAGATCTATACTTCACATGGATATGGACACCTTCTTCGTGGAATGCGAAAGGAGGGAAAATCCAGGCCTTATCAATAAACCTGTTCTAGTGGGGGGTACGGGCAGCAGGGGCATAGTCTCCGCATGCAGTTATGAAACACGTCCCTACGGAATCCACTCGGGCATGTCGATGCCCATGGCCAAAAGGATGTGTCCCGAAGCTTTGATCATCAAAGGCAATTCTATGGTATATACCAAGTATTCAAAACTGGTGACCGATATCATAGGCAATGAAGTGCCCGTTTTTGAAAAATCCAGTATAGACGAGTTCTACATTGACCTTACCGGTATGGACAGATATTTTGGCACCTATAAGTTTGCCAAACAGCTCAGGCAGAAAATCATTGATAATACGGGCCTGCCGATTTCTTTCGGTCTATCGCAGAACAAGGTCGTTTCGAAGGTGGCCACGGGCGAGGCAAAGCCCAATAATCAGATGCGTATCGATTTGGGCTATGAGCGCAGCTTCTTGGCCCCATTGCCCATCCGTAAGATTCCGTCGGTAGGAAAGGTTTCCGCATCACGGTTAAGGGACCTGGGAATCCATATGGTCAAATCACTGCAGTCAATGCCAAAGGAGGTCATACATTCTGTTCTAGGGAAAAACGGCCTTATTATCTGGGAACGTGCCAATGGCATTGATACGCGTCCGATCACTCCCTACTCGGAGCGAAAATCGATTAGCAGGGAACGTACCTATGAAGGTGACACCGCAAATATTGAAAGTCTAAAGGCCACCCTTACGGCCATGGGGGAAAGTTTGGCCTTCCAGCTCAGAATGGACGACAGGTTGGCCTCTTGCGTAAGCGTCAAGATCAAATATTCCGATTTTTCGGTCTATTCCAAACAAGGTCGGCTTTCATATACTAGTGCCGACCATCTGCTCATTCCGAAAATTCTTGAACTTTTTGAAAAACTTTACGAACGGAGGTTGCTGATACGTTTGGTCGGCGTACGCTTTTCAGACCTGGTAGGCGGCCACTATCAAATAAACCTGTTCGATGATGATTCCAAGCGGATAGGACTCTATACGGCCATGGACAGAATGAGACAACGTTTTGGTGCCTCTTGCTTGATGAGGGCCTCGACCATGGACGTAAAATCGGTCCGTAGCAACAGGAACCCGTTCAATGGCGAGCCGCCCATAGTCCTGGCACATCGCAGACAATAA
- a CDS encoding alpha/beta fold hydrolase: protein MKILYIGFLLLLASLYSCNGISQPNYHFVDIKGKKQHVLTLGKGEPVVVFISGGGSDLEDFEPVQKEISKITKTISYDKLGIGKSELADSPRTLENVSMELRELIKKEGILKSPIILVGHSMGGFVARYYLRLYPDNVKGLILIDPGSEYLEDEWRKIRTEKQLKSEDSLLTAQIKLIPEGFKMEVFAYPQHDSILRTFDIDTDIPVVLMESNMFEKGDESDSLHIELQKRLYREFVATVPQTRLISTKKSGHFIQLDEPDLVIEAIEDIIQKVQ, encoded by the coding sequence ATGAAAATTCTGTACATTGGTTTTTTGCTTTTACTAGCTAGCCTATATTCTTGTAATGGCATTAGTCAACCCAACTACCATTTCGTAGATATCAAGGGAAAAAAACAACATGTTTTGACCTTGGGCAAAGGTGAACCGGTAGTTGTATTTATCAGCGGTGGTGGAAGCGACCTGGAGGATTTTGAGCCTGTTCAAAAAGAAATTTCCAAAATCACCAAGACCATTTCATATGACAAGCTCGGAATCGGGAAATCCGAGCTAGCGGATTCTCCCAGAACACTTGAGAATGTTTCAATGGAGCTTAGGGAACTTATCAAGAAAGAAGGAATCTTGAAATCACCGATAATACTTGTCGGTCATTCCATGGGAGGTTTTGTAGCCCGATATTATTTGCGACTTTACCCTGACAATGTGAAAGGGCTTATCTTAATTGACCCGGGAAGCGAATATTTGGAAGACGAATGGAGAAAGATAAGGACTGAAAAACAGCTAAAATCGGAAGATAGCCTTCTTACCGCACAGATCAAACTAATACCCGAAGGATTTAAAATGGAAGTCTTCGCTTACCCACAGCATGATTCAATTCTGAGGACTTTTGATATAGATACAGATATTCCCGTAGTCCTCATGGAATCGAACATGTTTGAAAAGGGGGACGAATCGGACAGTTTACATATCGAACTGCAAAAAAGACTTTATAGGGAATTTGTGGCGACAGTACCTCAGACAAGGTTGATTTCAACAAAAAAAAGTGGACACTTTATACAATTGGATGAACCAGACTTAGTGATTGAGGCTATAGAGGATATCATACAAAAAGTTCAATAA
- a CDS encoding barstar family protein translates to MKTEYVVNGTRITSEKVFYNEIEKLLTYGLNWKIGRNLNAFADVLRGGFGTFDCDEKIVLKWKNFSKSEAHLKPVFLNRVLEIIEESENVTLIKVH, encoded by the coding sequence ATGAAAACCGAGTATGTGGTTAACGGGACTCGAATAACAAGTGAAAAGGTCTTTTATAATGAAATTGAAAAGCTTTTAACATATGGGTTGAATTGGAAGATAGGAAGAAATTTAAATGCTTTTGCTGATGTTCTTAGAGGTGGCTTTGGCACTTTTGATTGTGATGAGAAAATTGTTCTGAAATGGAAAAACTTCTCAAAGAGTGAAGCACATCTAAAACCTGTATTCTTAAATAGAGTATTAGAAATAATCGAAGAGAGTGAAAATGTTACTCTTATAAAAGTTCATTAA
- a CDS encoding type II toxin-antitoxin system RelE/ParE family toxin → MLSFQLTTTAESDIASIADYTIFKFGIGQARKYRDGLIDSFDQLASNPLLGRTFIMENQPGLKRFRYKSHVIFYRETNSGILIIRILGGMMNFERHL, encoded by the coding sequence ATGCTTAGTTTTCAACTGACCACAACAGCGGAATCGGATATAGCATCGATAGCCGATTATACTATTTTCAAGTTTGGTATTGGACAGGCTAGAAAATATAGGGATGGTTTGATAGATTCGTTTGACCAACTGGCTTCAAACCCTTTATTGGGCCGAACTTTTATAATGGAAAATCAACCCGGTCTAAAAAGATTCAGATACAAGTCTCATGTAATATTTTACAGAGAAACCAATTCTGGAATTTTGATTATAAGAATTCTTGGCGGTATGATGAATTTTGAAAGACACTTATAA
- a CDS encoding PHP domain-containing protein, whose product MSKIFSNWFKVDLHIHTDCSNVTKTNDYDGEFNLSTLKEKLVENEVKLFSLTDHNIINAECYKEYYQSWNEGDPVLIIGCEFDIEVLQDDGSLRTYHTLLIFDDSSIAMVDELSGLIEKHFTDKGINPVDRKLTVDEIFQLFGKYHFFYIPHAGGHKNIIDGYKKANITKAQEMVLLMESAHEKVKEKHREKHRQGFDKLKNPDFRNRKDEAFINFSDNHDCSVYPKPKSGAEHEFYCLKGEPSFETLRFAFIDPESRIKKQSDVDRITNVKKHITAIDIKGVENITDNLIQLSPNMNVIIGGASSGKSLLFNMIGEKIQASKRDFTKYGKNSENVKIKASNSNTFQPNLPFNVDEVVYINQGDIVRFFEKGDLRKLVNDSGKDEEFTQLKTKLNNQKRDYIEELELFKNQFDRFNSSWKKDFILREDDISNMLSDKFHFIQVDQTISEYDFEDKYELLQDITENVEEFKNENFFDINAEELTLIEKFEELIINKNRLLQHKEKIFDAKINFLEKVSTIVNNKNDELESSSRAKSEAFKRKSVLVVSCSNIFSEANTFNEHSKCLEDYNYSNQEKLELNESVVLVLEVEKKKESRNYIINCLNQGNTDETIYQNFLKLVKDNDGLKDYGTYTESRLLQKLKKESEEILNQFEDLNNYLDYGDNGNSKNKSPGYNAEMYLKTILEQDTCNLVMIDQPEDNLGNTFKNEDLINLLRDYKFKKQIILVTHNPSIVVYGDAESIILAQNTQGQISYQQLVLENKDYQKQIIDNLDGGKVIFDMRSRKYNIKKLLNS is encoded by the coding sequence ATGAGTAAAATATTTTCAAATTGGTTTAAGGTAGACTTACATATTCATACGGATTGTAGCAATGTTACGAAGACTAATGATTATGATGGCGAATTCAATTTATCCACTTTAAAGGAGAAACTGGTTGAAAATGAAGTAAAATTATTCTCCTTAACTGATCATAATATTATTAATGCAGAATGTTATAAGGAGTATTATCAATCATGGAATGAAGGAGACCCTGTGCTGATTATCGGTTGTGAATTTGATATTGAAGTTTTACAAGACGATGGTAGTCTTCGTACTTATCACACATTATTGATTTTTGATGATAGCAGCATTGCAATGGTTGATGAACTTTCCGGCTTAATTGAAAAACACTTTACTGATAAAGGAATTAATCCAGTAGATAGAAAGCTAACTGTTGACGAAATATTTCAATTGTTTGGAAAATATCACTTTTTCTATATTCCACATGCCGGGGGGCATAAAAATATTATTGATGGCTACAAAAAAGCAAACATCACCAAAGCTCAAGAAATGGTTTTGCTAATGGAAAGTGCACATGAAAAGGTCAAAGAAAAACACAGGGAAAAGCATAGACAAGGATTTGACAAACTTAAAAATCCCGATTTTAGGAATAGAAAAGATGAAGCTTTCATAAATTTTTCTGACAATCATGATTGCTCTGTTTATCCCAAACCTAAAAGCGGAGCTGAACATGAATTCTATTGCTTGAAAGGAGAGCCTTCTTTTGAGACTTTACGATTTGCATTTATAGATCCGGAATCCAGAATTAAAAAACAATCTGATGTTGACAGAATAACTAATGTAAAAAAACATATTACTGCTATAGACATAAAAGGTGTTGAAAATATAACTGATAACTTGATTCAATTAAGTCCAAATATGAATGTAATTATCGGAGGAGCTTCTTCTGGAAAAAGTTTATTGTTTAATATGATTGGTGAAAAGATTCAAGCATCCAAAAGGGATTTTACTAAATATGGAAAAAACTCGGAAAATGTAAAAATAAAAGCATCCAACAGTAATACGTTTCAACCTAACTTGCCCTTTAATGTAGATGAAGTAGTATATATTAATCAAGGTGATATTGTAAGGTTTTTCGAAAAAGGTGATTTGAGGAAATTAGTTAATGACTCAGGAAAAGATGAGGAGTTCACTCAACTAAAAACTAAATTAAATAACCAAAAGAGAGATTATATTGAGGAACTAGAATTATTTAAAAATCAATTTGACCGTTTCAATTCATCATGGAAAAAAGATTTTATTCTAAGAGAAGATGACATATCAAATATGCTTAGTGATAAATTTCACTTTATCCAAGTAGATCAGACTATCAGCGAATATGACTTTGAGGACAAGTATGAACTTCTACAGGATATAACTGAAAATGTTGAAGAATTCAAAAATGAAAATTTTTTTGATATTAATGCTGAAGAATTAACTCTAATTGAAAAGTTTGAAGAGTTAATCATTAATAAAAATAGGCTACTCCAACATAAAGAGAAAATATTTGATGCCAAGATTAACTTTTTAGAAAAAGTTTCTACTATAGTAAACAATAAAAATGACGAATTAGAATCTTCTTCGAGAGCAAAGAGTGAAGCATTCAAAAGAAAATCAGTATTGGTTGTATCATGTTCTAATATCTTTTCAGAAGCAAATACGTTTAACGAACATTCTAAATGTTTAGAGGATTACAATTATAGTAATCAAGAAAAATTAGAATTAAATGAATCTGTCGTCCTTGTACTTGAAGTGGAAAAAAAGAAAGAATCACGAAACTATATAATTAACTGTTTAAATCAAGGAAACACCGATGAGACTATATATCAAAACTTCTTGAAATTAGTAAAAGACAATGACGGATTAAAGGATTATGGAACATATACTGAATCTCGTCTTTTACAAAAACTAAAGAAAGAATCCGAGGAAATACTAAATCAGTTTGAAGATCTAAATAATTACTTGGATTACGGCGATAATGGTAATTCTAAAAATAAATCTCCTGGGTATAATGCTGAAATGTATTTAAAAACAATACTTGAACAAGACACCTGCAATTTAGTAATGATTGATCAACCAGAAGATAATCTTGGAAATACATTTAAAAATGAAGATCTCATAAATTTATTGCGAGACTATAAATTCAAAAAACAAATTATACTTGTAACACATAATCCATCAATTGTAGTTTATGGCGATGCTGAAAGCATAATTCTAGCACAAAACACACAAGGTCAAATATCCTATCAACAATTGGTCCTAGAGAACAAAGATTATCAAAAACAAATCATAGATAATTTGGATGGAGGTAAAGTTATTTTTGACATGAGATCTAGAAAATACAACATAAAAAAACTTTTGAATTCATGA
- a CDS encoding recombinase family protein: protein MVFGYARVSTTEQNLDLQIDAFLKEGIDIKNIYTDKVSSAREDRKSLSKLIEYVREGDTIVVWKLDRLARSLIHFTNFINQLNEKGVKFRSLTEPFLDTTDKSSHSQFIVNIFAALAQLERDIIIERTKAGMASARARGKVFGAPKGISKKNHQKSILCAQYFKEGKLTVNEICDRVGVSRATYYKYLRYQGLDGKLRPYKQD from the coding sequence ATGGTTTTTGGATATGCTCGAGTAAGTACCACTGAACAAAATCTCGATTTACAAATTGACGCCTTTTTAAAGGAAGGAATTGATATTAAGAATATTTATACTGACAAGGTATCCAGTGCTAGAGAAGATAGAAAGAGTTTGAGTAAACTTATTGAGTATGTTCGTGAGGGAGATACGATTGTAGTTTGGAAATTGGACCGGCTGGCCAGAAGTCTAATACATTTTACAAATTTCATTAATCAACTTAACGAAAAGGGAGTTAAGTTTAGAAGTCTTACCGAACCCTTTTTAGATACTACAGACAAGTCTTCTCATTCACAGTTCATAGTAAACATCTTTGCTGCCTTAGCTCAACTGGAGCGAGATATTATTATTGAGCGAACCAAGGCGGGGATGGCTTCGGCAAGAGCAAGAGGAAAAGTTTTCGGTGCCCCAAAAGGAATTAGTAAGAAAAATCATCAAAAATCCATACTTTGCGCTCAATATTTTAAGGAGGGAAAACTTACAGTTAATGAAATATGTGATCGGGTGGGTGTTTCTCGCGCAACTTACTATAAGTATTTGAGATATCAGGGTCTAGATGGGAAGTTGAGACCATATAAACAAGATTAA
- a CDS encoding type II toxin-antitoxin system ParD family antitoxin has product MTTIRKSITFTEQQDKWIKRQIEKGDYTNDSEYLRDLVRKDQADRQKLDELKAAIQEGLDSGISDKTVDEIWREAEERHAKKHA; this is encoded by the coding sequence ATGACTACAATTAGAAAATCCATCACCTTTACGGAACAACAAGATAAGTGGATAAAACGGCAAATCGAGAAAGGAGATTACACAAATGATAGTGAATATTTGAGAGACTTGGTACGCAAAGACCAAGCCGACCGGCAAAAATTAGATGAGCTCAAAGCGGCCATTCAAGAGGGTCTTGATAGCGGAATAAGCGACAAGACAGTTGATGAGATATGGAGGGAAGCGGAAGAGCGACATGCTAAAAAGCATGCTTAG
- a CDS encoding DNA polymerase III subunit alpha — translation MYLNCHSQFSLRYGTLTEVQLLELAVQMGVGYMALTDINNTSATLNFLKNATKFPLWPVVGVDFRNGVEQQYVLLAKTNLGFQNINEFLSHHLHSNKEFPRTAPCLGDTFAIYPLENVMEDQRVQFRDNEYIGVSIKNLRKLPFTKYIEHTDKLVIQQQVTFRHRTDFNAHRLLRCIDLNTLLSKLPKSEEASPDAIMLPIERLSDSFADYPFIKENTKRVMQRCKVDFFFGDQRTNQNQEHHFGSKNADFEFLKKECYGRLPKRYPHMNDSILKRVVHELDSIKKMGFVFDFVANYLIVENARANNWPHIGRGSGANSVVAYILGITNVDPIELNLYFERFINPYRISPPDFDIDFSWRDRDSVTEFIFDTFGNVALMGTYVTFQYRAVVRELSKVFGMPKEQTDNFLAGRYVDPEKDKYLRLVRKYGKLIHGFPNYVSVHACGIVITERPVEYFSATFMPPKGFRTVMFDMNIAEDVGIFKFDILAQRGLSKIMDCLEIISYNQPNAVVEDIDNVYHFYRDQNLNDLLSTGDCIGGFYIESPAMRVLMTKLRTNDYLGLVAASSIIRPGPGNGGMKNEYILRHRFPKRRANAHPIMYDILRETYGVMVYQEDVLKVAHNFAGLTLAEADVLRRGMRGKTRTKGVLLRMKDKFKASCRRKGHPERTIDDIWDQVESFAGYAFAKGHSASYTVESYQSLYLKYYFPIEYMTAVLNNGGGFYRTETYVNEIRKYGGTILPPCVNTSDHPNIVIGKEVFLGFGMVKSIENNTTERLLSERQLNGKFKGLADFYDRVQIGVEQLVILIKVGAFRFTGIGKHSLMWEAYLKHQKGGKKPKAPTLFKTPHIEYDIPELETNFLIEAYDQLEFFGFPFMSRFKLLKCKPSSQLLANDLPNFDKQKITIYGNLVTFKGTNTKNGKLMYFGTFADANNMFFDTVHFPKVAEKYRFQSRGVYKIKGTVMEELGYYCIIVDQLHFQEIMPDPRSHLPENSNKSIV, via the coding sequence ATGTACCTTAACTGCCACTCACAATTCTCGCTTCGTTATGGAACCTTGACCGAGGTTCAACTTTTGGAACTTGCCGTTCAAATGGGCGTGGGCTATATGGCCCTGACCGATATAAACAATACTTCCGCTACCCTCAATTTTTTGAAGAACGCCACAAAATTTCCTTTATGGCCCGTCGTCGGGGTAGACTTCAGGAACGGGGTGGAGCAGCAGTACGTTTTATTGGCCAAAACCAATTTGGGTTTTCAAAACATCAATGAATTTCTGTCCCATCACCTTCATTCCAACAAAGAGTTCCCAAGGACCGCCCCTTGCCTTGGGGATACCTTCGCAATATATCCTTTGGAGAATGTCATGGAGGACCAAAGGGTCCAGTTTCGGGACAACGAATATATAGGGGTGTCCATAAAAAATTTGAGGAAGCTCCCCTTTACCAAGTATATTGAACATACCGATAAACTGGTCATACAACAGCAGGTCACATTTCGGCACAGAACGGATTTTAATGCACATCGGCTGTTGCGCTGTATCGATTTGAATACGCTGTTGAGCAAACTTCCCAAATCTGAAGAAGCCTCTCCCGATGCTATCATGCTCCCCATTGAGAGACTTTCCGATTCTTTTGCGGATTATCCGTTTATCAAGGAGAACACGAAAAGAGTCATGCAACGGTGCAAGGTGGATTTTTTTTTTGGCGACCAACGGACCAACCAAAACCAAGAGCATCATTTTGGGAGTAAAAATGCTGATTTTGAATTCCTCAAAAAAGAATGCTACGGTCGTTTGCCCAAGCGGTACCCCCATATGAATGATTCAATTCTTAAAAGGGTGGTTCATGAACTGGATTCCATAAAGAAAATGGGCTTCGTGTTCGATTTTGTCGCCAACTATCTTATCGTAGAGAATGCAAGGGCCAATAATTGGCCCCACATTGGAAGGGGTTCAGGGGCAAATAGCGTTGTCGCCTATATATTGGGCATCACCAATGTGGACCCGATTGAACTGAACCTTTACTTTGAGCGTTTTATCAATCCCTATCGTATTTCCCCGCCCGATTTCGATATTGATTTTTCGTGGCGTGACCGTGATAGCGTCACCGAGTTCATATTTGATACATTTGGGAACGTAGCTTTGATGGGGACCTATGTAACCTTTCAATACCGAGCTGTCGTAAGGGAGCTCAGCAAAGTTTTTGGAATGCCAAAGGAACAGACGGACAACTTCCTGGCAGGTCGTTATGTCGACCCTGAAAAGGACAAGTATCTCCGTCTTGTCCGTAAATACGGTAAACTGATTCATGGATTTCCCAATTACGTAAGTGTCCATGCCTGCGGTATTGTTATCACCGAAAGGCCCGTCGAATACTTTTCGGCGACCTTTATGCCCCCGAAGGGGTTTCGTACCGTTATGTTCGATATGAACATAGCCGAGGATGTCGGGATATTCAAATTTGATATCCTGGCGCAGCGCGGGCTTTCAAAAATCATGGACTGTCTGGAGATTATATCCTACAATCAGCCAAATGCCGTTGTCGAGGATATCGACAATGTGTATCACTTTTACCGAGATCAGAACCTTAATGATCTGCTCAGCACAGGGGACTGTATCGGTGGGTTCTATATCGAGTCCCCCGCGATGCGGGTATTGATGACCAAACTTCGGACCAATGATTATTTGGGATTGGTCGCCGCCAGTTCCATCATTAGGCCTGGGCCCGGGAACGGGGGCATGAAAAATGAATACATTTTACGCCACAGGTTCCCGAAACGAAGGGCCAACGCACATCCTATCATGTACGATATTCTAAGGGAAACATATGGAGTAATGGTCTACCAAGAGGATGTTTTAAAAGTGGCGCACAATTTTGCGGGGTTGACCTTGGCCGAGGCAGATGTCCTGAGAAGGGGCATGCGGGGCAAGACCAGAACAAAGGGGGTACTTTTGCGGATGAAGGACAAGTTCAAGGCCAGCTGCCGAAGGAAAGGACATCCAGAGCGAACAATAGATGATATTTGGGACCAGGTCGAATCCTTTGCGGGTTATGCGTTTGCAAAAGGGCATTCGGCTTCCTACACCGTCGAGAGCTATCAGAGCCTGTATCTAAAATATTATTTCCCCATTGAATACATGACTGCCGTCCTTAACAATGGCGGGGGATTTTATAGGACCGAGACATATGTCAACGAGATCAGGAAATACGGGGGCACGATTTTGCCCCCTTGCGTCAATACCAGTGACCATCCGAACATCGTTATTGGCAAAGAGGTATTTTTGGGTTTTGGAATGGTCAAGTCCATCGAGAACAATACAACCGAAAGACTACTTTCCGAAAGACAGCTGAACGGAAAATTCAAGGGTCTTGCCGATTTCTACGATAGGGTTCAGATCGGGGTAGAGCAGTTGGTTATTTTGATAAAGGTGGGAGCATTTCGTTTTACGGGCATTGGGAAACACAGTCTAATGTGGGAGGCCTATTTAAAACATCAGAAAGGAGGCAAAAAACCAAAAGCCCCCACGCTTTTTAAAACGCCCCATATCGAATATGATATCCCCGAACTTGAGACGAATTTTTTGATCGAGGCTTACGACCAGCTCGAGTTCTTTGGTTTTCCCTTCATGTCAAGATTTAAGTTGTTGAAATGTAAACCCTCAAGCCAATTGTTGGCCAATGATTTACCAAATTTTGATAAACAGAAAATTACCATATATGGAAACCTGGTCACTTTTAAGGGCACAAATACAAAGAATGGGAAATTGATGTATTTCGGAACGTTCGCAGACGCCAACAATATGTTTTTTGATACTGTCCACTTTCCAAAAGTTGCAGAAAAATATCGTTTTCAGAGCAGGGGAGTTTATAAAATAAAAGGTACGGTAATGGAAGAACTGGGCTATTATTGTATTATCGTGGACCAACTTCATTTTCAAGAAATTATGCCCGACCCCAGGAGTCATTTACCTGAAAATTCAAATAAATCAATCGTTTGA